From Streptomyces cyaneogriseus subsp. noncyanogenus, the proteins below share one genomic window:
- a CDS encoding ABC transporter ATP-binding protein, whose product MLLSLRGATVRFGGRAVLDAVDLDVAEHEIVCVLGPSGSGKSTLLRAVAGLQPLDAGAVLLGGRDQAGVPAHRREVGLMFQDHQLFPQRDVGGNVAFGLRTRGVPRAGRSERVKELLELVGLPGAARRAVAALSGGEQQRVALARALAPRPRLLMLDEPLGQLDRSLRERLVVELRELFGRLGTTVLAVTHDQGEAFALADRVVVMREGRIAQSGTPLEVWQRPADAFVARFLGFENVVEAAVTGQAADTAWGKVPVPEDAPQGARTLLVRPAGVRLVPVGEGLRCTVAARTFRGTHVAVRLQPADAPPLEAACALRSAPEAGDEVGVEFDPAEIVVLG is encoded by the coding sequence ATGCTGCTCAGCCTTCGGGGCGCGACGGTCCGCTTCGGCGGGCGGGCCGTGCTGGACGCCGTCGACCTCGATGTCGCCGAGCACGAGATCGTGTGCGTGCTCGGGCCGAGCGGCAGCGGAAAGTCGACACTGCTGCGGGCGGTCGCCGGACTCCAGCCGCTGGACGCCGGGGCGGTGCTGCTCGGCGGGCGGGACCAGGCGGGGGTGCCCGCGCACCGGCGTGAGGTGGGGCTGATGTTCCAGGATCACCAGCTCTTCCCGCAGCGCGACGTGGGCGGCAACGTCGCCTTCGGGCTGCGCACGCGGGGCGTGCCGCGCGCCGGACGGAGCGAGCGGGTGAAGGAGTTGCTGGAGCTGGTGGGGCTGCCGGGGGCCGCCCGCCGGGCCGTGGCCGCCCTGTCCGGCGGGGAGCAGCAGCGGGTGGCGCTGGCCCGGGCGCTGGCCCCCCGGCCGCGCCTGCTGATGCTGGACGAGCCGCTCGGCCAGCTCGACCGCTCGCTGCGGGAGCGGCTCGTCGTGGAACTGCGGGAGCTGTTCGGCCGGCTGGGCACCACGGTGCTCGCCGTGACCCACGACCAGGGCGAGGCGTTCGCGCTCGCCGACCGGGTCGTGGTGATGCGGGAGGGACGGATCGCCCAGTCGGGGACGCCCCTTGAGGTGTGGCAGCGGCCCGCCGACGCGTTCGTGGCCCGCTTCCTCGGCTTCGAGAACGTCGTCGAGGCGGCCGTCACCGGGCAGGCCGCGGACACGGCCTGGGGCAAGGTGCCGGTTCCCGAGGACGCCCCGCAGGGGGCGCGCACCCTGCTCGTACGGCCCGCGGGCGTGCGTCTGGTGCCCGTCGGCGAGGGCTTGCGCTGCACGGTCGCCGCGCGCACCTTCCGGGGCACCCATGTCGCCGTCCGCCTCCAGCCGGCGGACGCGCCCCCGCTGGAGGCCGCGTGCGCGCTGCGGTCGGCGCCCGAGGCCGGGGACGAGGTCGGGGTGGAGTTCGACCCGGCCGAAATCGTGGTGCTCGGCTGA
- a CDS encoding LAETG motif-containing sortase-dependent surface protein — protein sequence MAVLSFLSRPASRRGPIRPARVLAVAAASAALAAGAAGTALACDISEFTAAAKCDGGKGVITVTDADPSGVPATVTVFLRGDGADEQIGEQVVKGSREGTTIVFAEDWKPNAEYRVHVKAAGYVDEDIEPHLVTPATACAPQETPAPAPTPTRTPTQTASAPAEETGAPAPAPSSPAASASRSSAPAGGADSAPSPAGEAGLAETGGGSHTGLIAGIAAGLVVIGGGAVFLGMRRRGAKSDR from the coding sequence GTGGCAGTCCTGTCCTTCCTCAGCCGCCCGGCGTCCCGCCGCGGCCCCATACGTCCCGCGCGCGTCCTCGCAGTCGCCGCCGCCTCGGCCGCCCTCGCCGCCGGCGCCGCCGGCACCGCGCTCGCCTGCGACATCAGCGAGTTCACCGCCGCCGCCAAGTGCGACGGCGGCAAGGGCGTCATCACCGTCACCGACGCCGACCCCTCCGGCGTCCCCGCCACCGTCACCGTCTTCCTGCGCGGCGACGGCGCGGACGAGCAGATCGGCGAGCAGGTCGTCAAGGGGTCCCGCGAAGGCACCACCATCGTCTTCGCCGAGGACTGGAAGCCGAACGCCGAGTACCGCGTCCACGTCAAGGCGGCGGGGTACGTCGACGAGGACATCGAGCCGCACCTCGTGACCCCCGCCACCGCCTGCGCGCCGCAGGAGACCCCGGCCCCGGCGCCCACGCCGACGCGGACGCCGACGCAGACCGCCTCCGCCCCGGCGGAGGAGACCGGCGCCCCGGCCCCGGCCCCGTCGTCCCCGGCCGCCTCCGCGAGCCGGAGCAGCGCTCCGGCCGGGGGCGCGGACAGCGCGCCGTCCCCGGCCGGCGAGGCCGGTCTCGCCGAGACCGGCGGCGGCTCCCACACCGGCCTCATCGCCGGCATCGCGGCCGGCCTGGTCGTGATCGGCGGCGGAGCGGTCTTCCTCGGCATGCGCCGCCGCGGGGCCAAGAGCGACCGCTGA
- a CDS encoding ABC transporter permease, whose product MDLARSEVAARGRRRQAAARLALMAGPVAFFAVFFAYPVLAIVGRGLKDGDGWHLARIGQVLADSGVRHVLWFTTWQALVSTALTLLIALPGAYVFARLDFPGKQVLRAVVTVPFVLPTVVVGTAFLALAGRGGLLDELWGVRLDTTVWAILLAHVFFNYAVVVRTVGGLWAQLDPRQEEAARMLGASRPAAWRTVTLPALAPAVAAAALMVFLFTFTSFGVVQILGGPTFATLEVEIYRQTADVFDLSTAAVLTMIQFVAVGAVLAVHAWTVRRRETALRLVDASLTARRPRGAGQWALLAGVLGTVAVLLVLPLAVLVERSLDAPGFASYRALTSADSGVFLVPPIEAIGISLQYAAAATVIAVVIGGLAATALTRRDAGRLVRGFDALLMLPLGVSAVTVGFGFLIALDEPPLDLRSSWILVPLAQALVGVPFVVRTMLPVLRAVDTRLREAAAVLGASPWRVWREVDLPLVRRALLVAAGFAFAVSLGEFGATVFIARPDSPTLPVAVARLLGRPGETNYGQAMALSTILMVVCAVALLVLERLRTDRTGEF is encoded by the coding sequence GTGGACCTCGCTCGTTCTGAAGTAGCCGCCCGCGGGCGCCGGCGCCAGGCCGCGGCGCGGCTCGCGCTCATGGCCGGGCCCGTCGCCTTCTTCGCGGTCTTCTTCGCCTACCCGGTCCTCGCCATCGTCGGGCGCGGGCTGAAGGACGGCGACGGCTGGCACCTCGCGCGGATCGGGCAGGTGCTGGCGGACTCCGGTGTCCGGCACGTGCTGTGGTTCACCACCTGGCAGGCGCTGGTCTCCACCGCGCTGACACTGCTGATCGCGCTGCCCGGCGCCTACGTCTTCGCCCGCCTGGACTTCCCCGGCAAGCAGGTGCTGCGGGCCGTGGTGACCGTGCCGTTCGTGCTGCCGACGGTCGTCGTCGGCACGGCGTTCCTCGCGCTGGCCGGGCGGGGCGGGCTGCTGGACGAGCTGTGGGGCGTCCGCCTGGACACCACGGTGTGGGCGATCCTGCTGGCCCACGTCTTCTTCAACTACGCCGTCGTCGTCCGCACCGTCGGCGGGCTGTGGGCGCAGCTCGACCCGCGGCAGGAGGAGGCCGCGCGAATGCTCGGCGCCTCGCGCCCGGCCGCCTGGCGCACGGTCACCCTGCCCGCGCTGGCGCCCGCCGTGGCCGCCGCCGCGCTGATGGTCTTCCTGTTCACCTTCACCTCCTTCGGCGTCGTCCAGATCCTCGGCGGGCCCACCTTCGCCACCCTGGAGGTGGAGATCTACCGGCAGACCGCCGACGTCTTCGACCTCTCGACGGCCGCCGTGCTGACGATGATCCAGTTCGTCGCGGTCGGCGCGGTCCTCGCCGTGCACGCCTGGACCGTACGGCGGCGGGAGACCGCGCTGCGGCTGGTGGACGCCTCCCTGACCGCCCGCCGGCCGCGCGGCGCGGGACAGTGGGCGCTGCTCGCCGGCGTCCTCGGCACCGTCGCCGTGCTGCTGGTGCTGCCGCTCGCGGTCCTGGTCGAGCGGTCCCTGGACGCGCCCGGATTCGCCTCGTACCGGGCGCTGACCAGCGCGGACAGCGGCGTCTTCCTGGTCCCGCCGATCGAGGCGATCGGCATCTCCCTCCAGTACGCCGCCGCCGCCACCGTCATCGCCGTGGTGATCGGCGGCCTCGCCGCGACCGCGCTCACCCGGCGGGACGCGGGCCGCCTCGTACGCGGGTTCGACGCGCTGCTGATGCTGCCGCTCGGGGTGTCGGCGGTGACCGTCGGTTTCGGCTTCCTGATCGCGCTGGACGAACCGCCGCTGGACCTCAGGAGCTCGTGGATCCTGGTGCCGCTCGCGCAGGCCCTGGTGGGCGTGCCGTTCGTGGTGCGGACCATGCTGCCGGTGCTGCGGGCGGTGGACACCCGGCTGCGGGAGGCCGCCGCGGTGCTCGGCGCGTCGCCGTGGCGGGTGTGGCGCGAGGTCGATCTGCCGCTGGTGCGGCGGGCGCTGCTGGTCGCGGCCGGGTTCGCCTTCGCGGTGTCGCTGGGCGAGTTCGGGGCGACCGTGTTCATCGCCCGGCCCGACAGCCCGACGCTGCCGGTGGCCGTGGCGCGGCTGCTGGGGCGGCCGGGCGAGACCAACTACGGGCAGGCGATGGCCCTGTCGACGATTCTGATGGTGGTGTGCGCGGTGGCCCTGCTGGTGCTGGAGCGGCTGCGGACCGACCGGACCGGGGAGTTCTAG
- a CDS encoding maleylpyruvate isomerase family mycothiol-dependent enzyme, with product MTLLAHDRYCDEITEQVRLFRSVITSGADLSATVPTCPDWTLEELVRHTGGALRWVELLVRTRAREEIPVERVPGADGPRARGDAAALDAWLAESGEAVVAVLREAGPDTKVWTWSGTHTTGFWARRMTHELVIHRADAALAAGRPFEVGPEVAADAIDEWLEIVRFMQRVLPDAPVGELRGPGRSLHLHATDTPPGLDAEWLIELTGDGIAWRRGHEKATVALRGPLTPLLLAFYRRLPVETPGLEVLGERELLDLWLERASFG from the coding sequence ATGACACTCCTCGCCCACGACCGCTACTGCGACGAAATCACCGAACAGGTACGGCTGTTCAGATCCGTGATCACGTCCGGCGCCGACCTGTCCGCGACCGTGCCGACCTGCCCCGACTGGACGCTGGAGGAGCTGGTACGGCACACCGGAGGGGCCCTGCGCTGGGTGGAGCTGCTGGTGCGCACCCGGGCGCGGGAGGAGATCCCCGTGGAGCGGGTGCCCGGGGCCGACGGACCGCGGGCCCGCGGGGACGCCGCGGCGCTGGACGCCTGGCTGGCCGAGTCCGGCGAGGCGGTCGTCGCCGTGCTGCGGGAGGCCGGGCCCGACACCAAGGTGTGGACCTGGTCCGGGACGCACACCACCGGGTTCTGGGCGCGCCGGATGACCCACGAACTCGTCATTCACCGGGCGGACGCGGCGCTGGCCGCCGGTCGGCCCTTCGAGGTCGGGCCCGAGGTGGCCGCCGACGCGATCGACGAGTGGCTGGAGATCGTACGGTTCATGCAGCGGGTGCTGCCCGACGCCCCGGTCGGCGAGCTGCGCGGGCCCGGACGCAGCCTCCACCTGCACGCCACCGACACCCCGCCCGGGCTGGACGCCGAGTGGCTGATCGAGCTGACCGGGGACGGCATCGCCTGGCGCCGCGGCCACGAGAAGGCGACCGTCGCGCTGCGCGGGCCGCTGACCCCTCTCCTGCTCGCCTTCTACCGCCGGCTGCCCGTGGAGACGCCGGGGCTGGAGGTGCTCGGCGAGCGGGAGCTGCTGGACCTCTGGCTGGAGCGGGCCAGCTTCGGATGA
- a CDS encoding LOG family protein: MDPTPAQPPRAAHDREIETLAEFDEVVSAHGTLSGYRVQAVDLTGRTELLLSVDCAGAVFLGCPMDPEAAARVRAGGALVFPPIPGLPFDPYRGHVYSPGELYARLGEGYEATPDARAYAWFQATKADGDVFASMLRAVHDDSVSDALDELLAGARVVGVMGGHAMARGSLAYAGAARLGRELARAGFTVATGGGPGAMEAANLGAYAAPFGDGMLEDALRLLAKAPSFTPSVTDWARAAFEVRERWPGGGASVAIPTWFYGHEPPNAFAGHIAKYFSNATREDGLLARCTAGVVFLPGAAGTVQEVFDNATPNYYGSRGEPTPMVLVDRAHWTERLPAWPLLASLARERPMESRIALVDRIEEAPAALKRLGG; encoded by the coding sequence GTGGATCCGACACCCGCCCAGCCGCCCCGCGCCGCCCATGACCGGGAGATCGAGACCCTCGCCGAGTTCGACGAGGTGGTCTCCGCGCACGGCACGCTCTCCGGCTACCGCGTCCAGGCCGTCGATCTGACGGGGCGTACGGAGCTCCTGCTCTCCGTCGACTGCGCGGGTGCCGTCTTCCTCGGCTGCCCGATGGACCCGGAGGCCGCGGCCCGGGTGCGCGCCGGCGGCGCCCTGGTCTTCCCGCCGATACCCGGCCTGCCCTTCGACCCCTACCGCGGGCACGTCTACTCCCCCGGCGAGCTGTACGCCCGCCTCGGCGAGGGCTACGAGGCGACGCCCGACGCGCGCGCGTACGCCTGGTTCCAGGCGACGAAGGCGGACGGGGACGTCTTCGCCTCCATGCTGCGCGCGGTCCACGACGACTCCGTCTCCGACGCCCTCGACGAACTGCTCGCCGGCGCCCGGGTGGTGGGCGTGATGGGCGGCCACGCGATGGCGCGCGGGTCCCTGGCGTACGCGGGCGCCGCGCGGCTGGGCCGCGAACTGGCCCGGGCGGGCTTCACGGTGGCCACCGGCGGCGGCCCGGGCGCGATGGAGGCGGCCAACCTCGGCGCGTACGCCGCACCGTTCGGCGACGGGATGCTGGAGGACGCCCTGCGCCTGCTCGCCAAGGCCCCCTCGTTCACGCCGTCGGTCACCGACTGGGCGCGGGCGGCCTTCGAGGTGCGCGAGCGCTGGCCGGGCGGCGGTGCCTCGGTGGCCATCCCGACCTGGTTCTACGGCCACGAACCGCCGAACGCGTTCGCCGGGCACATCGCCAAGTACTTCTCCAACGCCACCCGCGAGGACGGCCTGCTGGCCCGCTGCACCGCGGGGGTGGTGTTCCTGCCGGGCGCCGCCGGGACCGTACAGGAGGTCTTCGACAACGCGACGCCGAACTACTACGGCTCGCGGGGCGAGCCCACGCCCATGGTGCTGGTGGACCGGGCGCACTGGACGGAGCGGCTGCCGGCGTGGCCGCTGCTGGCCTCGCTCGCCCGGGAGCGGCCGATGGAGTCCCGGATCGCCCTGGTCGACCGGATCGAGGAGGCTCCCGCGGCGCTGAAACGCCTCGGCGGTTAA